A genomic stretch from Coffea arabica cultivar ET-39 chromosome 10c, Coffea Arabica ET-39 HiFi, whole genome shotgun sequence includes:
- the LOC113713275 gene encoding putative methylesterase 12, chloroplastic, which yields MGNKLICMAKRNSIRENNVGSRSKRNGEKSSKRRSLMEEELLHRQALSMAIQQHQLSQRFEGSMSRRIGSTSSRRRNNNFSDSFSTSTKQLPEFLENIKTKKIVLIHGEGFGAWCWYKTIALLEETGLNPVALDLTGSGIDLTDTKDVTSLADYSKPLVDYLENLQGDEQAILVGHSGGGACISYALEHFPEKVSKAVFLCATMVSNEQRPFDVFAEQLGSAELFMQESKFLIHGNGKDKPPTGFMFEKQQMHGLYFNQSPTKDVALAMVSMRPIPLGPMMEKLSLTPEKYGTSRRFYIQTLEDHALSPDVQEKLVRENPPEGVFKIKGSDHCPFFAKPQSLHKILLEIAQIP from the exons ATGGGGAACAAATTGATTTGTATGGCCAAAAGAAATAGTATTAGAGAAAATAACGTTGGATCAAGAAGCAAGAGAAATGGTGAGAAATCATCTAAGAGGAGGAGTTTAATGGAGGAAGAATTGCTGCACAGGCAAGCTCTTTCGATGGCAATTCAGCAGCATCAGTTGTCTCAGAGGTTTGAAGGTTCCATGTCTAGGCGTATTGGATCCACTAGCTCTCGCCGCCGCAATAACAATTTTTCTGATTCTTTCTCTACATCCACTAAACAG TTACCAGAATTTTTGGAGAAtatcaaaacaaagaaaattgtTCTGATCCATGGAGAAGGATTTGGAGCTTGGTGTTGGTATAAAACTATTGCTCTGTTGGAAGAGACAGGATTAAATCCTGTTGCGTTAGATCTTACAGGATCTGGCATTGATCTAACTGACACTAAGGATGTTACATCGCTGGCAGACTACTCAAAACCGTTGGTTGATTATCTGGAAAACCTGCAGGGGGATGAACAG GCGATTTTGGTAGGTCATAGTGGTGGTGGTGCTTGCATTTCATATGCCTTGGAGCATTTTCCTGAAAAGGTCTCTAAAGCAGTTTTCCTTTGTGCTACTATGGTTTCAAATGAGCAAAGGCCGTTTGATGTGTTTGCTGAACAG CTTGGCTCTGCAGAACTTTTCATGCAGGAATCCAAGTTTCTGATACATGGGAATGGCAAGGACAAGCCTCCAACTGGATTCATGTTCGAGAAACAGCAAATGCATGGGTTATATTTCAACCAATCTCCAACCAAG GATGTTGCTCTGGCCATGGTTTCAATGAGACCCATTCCCCTTGGTCCCATGATGGAGAAACTTTCTCTAACACCTGAAAAGTATGGAACGAGCCGTCGATTTTATATCCAGACATTGGAAGATCATGCACTGTCACCAGATGTCCAAGAAAAGCTTGTGAGAGAAAATCCCCCAGAAGGCGTATTTAAGATTAAAGGCAGTGATCATTGCCCTTTCTTCGCAAAGCCTCAGTCACTGCACAAAATCTTACTTGAGATTGCTCAAATTCCATAG